One segment of Nostoc flagelliforme CCNUN1 DNA contains the following:
- a CDS encoding restriction endonuclease subunit R, whose product MVQFIQAQNVGLAYLEEKFSLQLAEDEAFFREWFENLPEITDLEKQDLDRIKLHFLRLVKRPPLSEETVKLVVLSPLLNLAGFYDEPFYMRGEESIRISAEDEGEIIRGRIDILVIQEQFWLLVIESKRSSFSLLEAVPQALVYMLANPNQDKPTFGLVTNGSHFIFVKLTKQNIPKYALSDEFTLLRRKNELYQVLSVLKNLSQSLS is encoded by the coding sequence ATGGTTCAATTTATCCAAGCACAAAATGTCGGGCTTGCCTATTTGGAGGAAAAATTTAGTCTACAGCTAGCCGAAGATGAGGCATTCTTCAGGGAATGGTTTGAAAATTTACCGGAAATTACAGATTTAGAAAAGCAAGATTTAGACAGAATAAAACTTCATTTTCTCCGCTTAGTCAAGCGTCCTCCTTTGTCAGAAGAAACGGTAAAATTAGTAGTTTTATCTCCTTTACTGAATTTAGCTGGATTTTATGATGAGCCTTTTTATATGAGAGGCGAAGAATCAATAAGAATTTCTGCGGAAGATGAAGGAGAAATCATTAGAGGTAGAATTGATATTTTAGTTATTCAAGAGCAATTTTGGTTGTTAGTAATTGAATCTAAAAGATCTAGCTTTTCTCTTTTAGAAGCCGTACCTCAAGCACTTGTTTATATGTTGGCTAATCCTAATCAAGACAAACCTACTTTTGGATTAGTAACAAATGGTAGTCATTTCATTTTTGTAAAACTGACTAAACAAAATATACCAAAGTATGCGTTGTCTGATGAATTTACGCTGTTGAGAAGAAAAAATGAATTGTATCAAGTTCTAAGTGTATTAAAAAATTTGAGTCAAAGTTTGAGTTAA
- a CDS encoding type I restriction endonuclease, translating into MIQVIQAQNVTLAYLKEKFALYKSEDEQFFTEWFDYIPKISELEKQSLDRVKNNYLNVLENAPLFEEAVKLVVLSPLLDLADFYRHPFYITTEESVEISEEVLIENEVNTEYTKEIIKGKIDVLVLQNQLWLLIIESKRSSFSLAKAIPQALTYMLANPHPENPAYSLVMNGEDFQFIKLIKQDQPTYDLSDRFTLYRRENELYKVLNILKKIGQIVS; encoded by the coding sequence ATGATTCAAGTCATCCAAGCCCAAAATGTCACTCTTGCCTACTTAAAGGAAAAATTTGCTCTATATAAATCTGAAGATGAGCAATTTTTTACAGAGTGGTTTGACTACATACCTAAAATTTCCGAATTAGAAAAGCAATCCTTAGACAGAGTTAAAAATAACTATCTCAATGTGCTGGAAAATGCTCCTCTTTTTGAAGAAGCAGTAAAATTGGTAGTATTATCTCCGTTGCTAGATTTAGCTGATTTTTATCGTCATCCTTTTTACATCACTACAGAAGAGAGTGTAGAAATTAGTGAAGAAGTTCTCATTGAGAATGAAGTAAACACAGAATATACTAAAGAAATTATCAAAGGCAAAATTGATGTATTAGTTCTTCAAAATCAGCTATGGTTACTAATAATTGAATCTAAAAGGTCTAGTTTTTCCTTGGCAAAGGCGATTCCTCAAGCACTGACTTATATGCTGGCAAATCCTCACCCTGAAAACCCTGCATATTCATTGGTAATGAATGGAGAAGATTTTCAATTTATAAAGTTGATAAAACAAGATCAACCAACATATGATTTATCTGATAGATTCACTTTATATAGACGCGAAAATGAATTATATAAAGTTTTGAACATATTAAAAAAAATAGGTCAAATTGTAAGCTAA
- a CDS encoding peroxiredoxin — MTNIPQVGQPAPNFSTPDQNGNLVTLDDLSSQWVVLYFYPKDDTSGCTTEAKDFTELYQDFSALGTKILGVSPDLGKSHCKFISKHNLSITLLSDPEHILTEAYGAWRLKKFMGKEYMGVVRSTFLISPDRIIVYAWPNVKTKGHAMAVLTKLRELAAT, encoded by the coding sequence ATGACCAACATTCCCCAAGTCGGACAACCAGCGCCAAATTTCTCCACCCCTGACCAAAATGGCAATTTAGTCACTCTCGACGACCTTAGCAGTCAGTGGGTTGTCCTTTACTTCTACCCCAAAGATGACACATCCGGTTGTACCACCGAAGCAAAAGATTTCACCGAGTTATATCAAGACTTCAGCGCACTAGGAACGAAAATCTTAGGCGTGAGTCCCGATTTGGGTAAGTCCCATTGTAAATTTATCAGCAAACATAACTTGTCAATCACTCTTTTAAGCGACCCAGAACATATTTTGACAGAAGCCTACGGCGCTTGGCGCTTAAAAAAATTTATGGGCAAAGAATATATGGGTGTTGTTCGCTCAACTTTCCTAATTTCACCTGATAGAATTATTGTCTATGCTTGGCCGAATGTGAAAACCAAAGGTCATGCTATGGCAGTTTTAACTAAATTACGGGAATTAGCAGCCACATAA